The nucleotide sequence CCAATGGGGTGGAGGTCGTCCAGGGGAATGCGGTCTTCCGCTCTCCCGGGGAGGTCGCAGTCACGCAGGAGGACGGCACGGTGCGGTCTCTGTCGGCCGATGCCTTCATCGTCGCCACGGGCTCCGTCCCCGCGCTGCCGCCCGTTCCCGGGTTCGACCTGCCCGGAATCCTCACCAGCGATGGAGTCCTGGGGCTGGAGATGTTACCCAAGTCCATTCTGCTCGTCGGAGGCGGGGTTATTGGCATCGAGTTCGCCTCCATATTCTCCGCTCTGGGCGTCGAGGTCACCGTCGTCGAGATGCTGCCGGAGATACTGCCAAACCTGGACGTCGAGCTCGTGGGGTACCTCAGGCAGATACTGGAGGCCCGTGGCATCCGCTTCCTGACCTCCGCGACGGTCAAGTCGGTCCGCGCCTCGGGCAGTGGGTACGCGACGGCCGTCACGGCGGGCGTGGAGGAGGAGATCGTCACGGAGAAGGTCTTCGTCTGCACGGGACGCCGTCCCTTCACCCGGGGACTCGGGCTCGAGGAGATCGGGGTCCGGACCGACCGGGGGGGGATTGCGGTCGACGAGCGGATGAGGACCAGCGTGCCCGGCATCCACGCCATAGGGGACTGTGCCTCGCCCATCATGCTGGCACATGTCGCCTCGGCCGAGGGGGAGGTCGCCGCGGAGGTCATCATGGGGCTCAGGGCGGCCATGGACTACCGTGTCGTCCCGAGCGCCGTCTACACCACGCCCGAGCTCGCGGGGGTGGGCCGTACGGAGGAGGAGCTGACGCGGTCCGGTTGGGACTTCACCGTAGGACGCTTCCCCATGAACTCCAACGCCAAGGCCCTGATCGCGGGGATGCCCGACGGGATGGTCAAGGTTATCTCGGACAGGGAAACGGGCGAGATCCTGGGCATGCACGTCCTGGGCCCCAGGGCCACGGACCTGATTGCGGAGGGCGCGCTTGCCATGAGGTCCGAGCTGACCGTCGACGAGATCGTCGCCACGATCCACGCACACCCCACCCTCGGCGAGGCGGTCAGGGAGGCGTCGCTGGATGTCCTGGACAGGGCCCTGCACCTGCCGCCGAAGGGATAGAGGGCGAGGAAAACAGGAGGCCGGCATCCGCATCCAAGTCAAAAGCGGCCGCTTGCCATCTTATCGAAATCCCCCTCGAGTCCCTGACGGACCCGAGGGGGATTTTCCCTGACGGTGTCCACAGCGCAGCGTTTGCGCCAGCGGCTTCAGGGAGTTGCGGCAGATCGCGGCAATGCGCCCGCACGCCGAGGCCATTCGGGCGGGTCGGCGGGCAATCGGGAAGTCAGCGAAGGCCGTGTCGCAGCATCAGTAATGCAGGCTGAAAAGATGCCCTATCACGATCACCAAAATAAAAAGGCCGAGTACATCCACTCGAATCAAACGATGAAGGACCTCGTCGGTCACCTCAAGCAGCCAGACCCCCTCCTCCTTTGAGAACCGAGCGGATGGGCATTTTTTGACCTCTCGGACATAGGCCCATGACGCCCAACCATGATTAAAAGCAAGAAAAAAGAAAATAAAAAGCCCCAGGAATGCAAGCTCCTGATTGAGGTTCTCAATTTTACGTTTGTCCATGAAAAGTTTCAAATAGCTTGCAGCAAAAGTCCCTATTGCAACATCAAAGCCGATAAGCCAGCTACGCCGGGTCTCCAGAATCGTCAAAATCGACGTACCCCAGGCCTGGATTGAGGTTTTATCTCCAGATTCTATGGGTTTTGAGGGGAAAGGTTTGCAATGAAAATAATACCACCCAGTTACTATGACGACAAAGAGCCCTCCCCACAAAAGAATATGGGCCAACAGATTGATTAACCAATTTGGCTTTGCTAATATTGCAACGATCATCAGCAGCGATACCACAATCAAAATCAACCCTAATCCGCGTTTGCTGCAAATCCACTCTAACCACTTGCACTTTCCGTCCATCTTCTGTCACACCTCCCAAATCGTGTACTCGTATTAAACGCACTGTCTTCGGAATGCTCCACGTTCCGGTCCACTCCATCTCGCGTCCAGAAAAGTCCTTCCTATGTTATATATCATAACCCGGCTTCTCCCGTCCGCCGGTCACAGAAGCTTTATGCAGACCCAAATAACAAGGCCTCCGTTCCAGATACTCTGATCCAGGTTGACCAAATTCGCGCCCGGCCGCCTGGCCATTACGGCGAGCCTCTCCAGGGTCGACTCGTCCTCGCCTGCCAGGTCGTAGCCCACCAACCACCTGTCATCCTCGAGGACGTAGAAATGGCAGGTCTCGTCGAAGGTTTCGGGCGCATCCAGGTATTTGCCCAGTATGTTCCTGACGGCCAGGGGGTCGTGGTTGACCTTATCCCTAAAGTTTGCGTAGTCCACCTTAGCGGAGTCCACCCTAGTGGAGTCCTCCCTAATGGGCATTATCTCGTAGAGATAATACATGAATGCGGCGTTTTTCATGGTGCGAAGGAGGGAGATGATCCGTTGGACCTCCTCGGTGGACTGCATTTCTCGCAGCATGGCCGCGTTGCCGACGGCCGACGGCTGCGTACCTCCAGCCTCCCCTTTTTGCGGGACGTTTCCACGCACTAAGGCCAGTTCCTCCCTCAGGGAGGCTATCTCCCGTCTCAGGGCTGCGTTATCCTCCGATGCGGCAGCGATGGTAGCGGCAAAGGATTCCGCCATGCTCCTCAGTACCTCCGGGTCGATGTCCTTCCGGGGGTCCACCCCCTCCTCCGCGGCACGGGCGGCACGCAGAGGAAGCGGGCTGGCCGGAAGAAAAGAGAACAGAAGGAAACAGAGCAGAAAAATGAACGTTCCTGTTTTGGTCCTCATGATCAAATTCCTCCTTATTGATCCGAATTAATCCAGCTTCTCCCGTCCGCCGGTCACCGCACCTTCATGCAGATAACAAGCCCTCCGTTCCAGACGCTCTGATCCAGGTTGACCAAATTCGCGCCCGGCTGTCTGGCCATCGCGGCGAGCCTCTCCAGGGTCGACTTGTCCTCACCCGCCAGGTCGTAACCCACCAACCACTGATTGTCATTGAGGACGTAGAAATGGCAGCTCTCGTCGTATGTCGCGGGTACATCCAGGTATTTGCCCAGTATGTTCCTGACGGCCAGGGGATCGCCGTTGACCTTCTCCCGAAAGCGTGTGGGGTCCTCCATGATGGAACCCAGCTCCTCGGCATAAAAGATGACCGCGGCGGATTTCATGGTGCGCAGGAGGGAGCGGATCTGGCTGGCCCTCTCGGCAGACTGCATTTCGCGCAGCATGGCCGCGTTGCCAGCGGCCGGCTTCTGCTGCGTACCTCCAGTCTCTCCTTTTTTCGGAGCAGCCCCGCGCAACGAGGCCAGTTCCTCCCTCAGGGAGGCTATCTCCCGTCTCAGGGCCGCGTTGTCCTCCGATGTTGCGGCGATGGTCGTAGCAAAGGATTCCACCATGCTCCTCAGGGCCTCCAGGTCGATGTCTTTCCGAGTCTCCGCTCCGTCGCAGAGGGCCGGGAGCAAAAGGACACAGGCCACAAGCGTACCGACAAACCCCACACGGGTTCCCGTTTTTCTTTTCATCGTCTTGAACATCGCTTTATCCTCCTACTCAATCAAATTCAAATTTCGTCCTCACGAGCCCTTCGGCACGTGAAAGTTTACGGGCATATAGATGACGTCCCCGCCCTTCCAGGGATGGAGATTCCCGTCGAGCAGGGTGTCCCCGTACTGGAGTCTCCGCCGGGGCCGGGCCAGCTCCGCTCGGACCTCCCCGGACTCGTGCGACACGTCGACCCCTACGGCCCAGTCCCACTCGTTGAATATCCGGACCGTGCCGATTCCATCAAACTTGCTCTTTGCCCTGCCGTCCAGGTATTCTCCCATGCGCGACCTGATGAAGGCCACGGGGTCCGCGTTGATCTGCCGCGCGATGGCGCGGTGCTGCGCCGTACCCATGTCGTAGGCGTAGTGGCTGTCGTAGGCGGCTGAGGCCGCCTTGCGCAGGACATCCAGGTGCGTGAGGATTTCGTCCGCCCGGTACCCGGCCCGGTCCGCCAGGGAGTCGGCATCGCTCTGGCTGCTGCCTTGGTTCGCGACGAGCAGGCCGTACATGCTCATGAGCAACCCCAGCGCGGTCCTGTCCCCGACAGGCAGCCCGGACAATGCCTCCTTCATGTCCGCGGCTCCGTTTGGGGCCGGCGAATCGTCCGAGGCCGGAACATCCGCCGAGGCGAAGAGAGCCGGTGACGGCTCCGGGGAGACGCTCAGCATGCGCTCCAGGCTCAGCCGAAGGACCTCCAGGTCGGC is from uncultured Fretibacterium sp. and encodes:
- the lpdA gene encoding dihydrolipoyl dehydrogenase codes for the protein MAKGSKRVVVIGGGTGGYVAALRAAQLGASVILVEKNALGGTCLNRGCIPTKVLLHTAELASAAREGEPLGLFVKEARVDWSVLMRHKEEVVARLVEGVGFLLGANGVEVVQGNAVFRSPGEVAVTQEDGTVRSLSADAFIVATGSVPALPPVPGFDLPGILTSDGVLGLEMLPKSILLVGGGVIGIEFASIFSALGVEVTVVEMLPEILPNLDVELVGYLRQILEARGIRFLTSATVKSVRASGSGYATAVTAGVEEEIVTEKVFVCTGRRPFTRGLGLEEIGVRTDRGGIAVDERMRTSVPGIHAIGDCASPIMLAHVASAEGEVAAEVIMGLRAAMDYRVVPSAVYTTPELAGVGRTEEELTRSGWDFTVGRFPMNSNAKALIAGMPDGMVKVISDRETGEILGMHVLGPRATDLIAEGALAMRSELTVDEIVATIHAHPTLGEAVREASLDVLDRALHLPPKG